In one Chitinophaga sancti genomic region, the following are encoded:
- a CDS encoding SGNH/GDSL hydrolase family protein: MTKLFLISFLFLTFQVKATSMTAPNDTAVYTYLALGDSYTIGEGVGENERFPVQAVKILKNSGIEVAEPRIVAKTGWTTIELNEELTTNPINETYDIVTLLIGVNDQYRGFPVDSYTPWFTKLLERAISYAGGKANHVVVISVPDWGVTPYAEGRDRDEIAGQIDLYNEANKAIAKKYKAKYLNITPDTRDVMQDAPSLLTKDQLHYSGQEMGMWAAKLSIIIKGILAPPAY; encoded by the coding sequence ATGACCAAATTATTTTTAATTTCATTTTTGTTCCTCACCTTTCAGGTAAAAGCAACATCCATGACAGCTCCAAACGATACAGCCGTGTATACATATTTGGCCCTGGGCGATAGTTATACCATTGGCGAAGGGGTAGGCGAAAACGAACGTTTCCCGGTTCAGGCCGTTAAAATCCTGAAGAATAGCGGGATAGAAGTGGCAGAACCCCGTATAGTGGCCAAAACCGGCTGGACCACCATCGAGCTCAACGAAGAGCTGACTACAAATCCTATCAATGAAACCTATGATATCGTGACCCTCCTGATAGGCGTGAACGATCAGTATAGGGGCTTTCCGGTAGATAGTTACACTCCCTGGTTTACGAAACTCCTCGAAAGAGCCATCAGCTATGCCGGTGGAAAAGCAAACCATGTAGTAGTCATTTCCGTGCCTGACTGGGGCGTAACCCCCTATGCCGAAGGCCGTGACCGGGATGAAATTGCCGGGCAGATAGACCTGTATAATGAGGCCAATAAAGCAATTGCAAAGAAGTATAAGGCGAAATACCTGAATATCACACCGGATACCCGCGATGTAATGCAGGATGCACCTAGTTTACTGACGAAGGATCAGCTACATTATTCAGGACAGGAAATGGGAATGTGGGCAGCAAAATTGTCCATTATCATAAAGGGAATCCTCGCTCCACCAGCATATTAA
- a CDS encoding NADP-dependent isocitrate dehydrogenase — translation MAEKIKVANPVVELDGDEMTRIIWKFIKDKLILPYLDVEIKYFDLGMEHRDATNDQVTIDAANAIREVGVGIKCATITPDEARVKEFNLKQMWKSPNGTIRNILDGTVFREPIVTSNVPRLVPNWTAPICIGRHAFGDQYRATDFVVKGKGKLTIKFEGENGEVIEHEVYNFKGDGVALAMYNTDESIKGFARACFNQALIKKWPLYLSTKNTILKKYDGRFKDIFEEIYQQEFKAKFDAAGLTYEHRLIDDMVASALKWNGNFVWACKNYDGDVQSDTVAQGFGSLGLMTSTLVTPDGKVMEAEAAHGTVTRHYRDHQAGKPTSTNPIASIFAWTRGLEFRGRLDSNQALIDFCHALEQVCVEVVESGKMTKDLAVCIHGNKVEHGKHYLYTEEFLTALDDALKVKLGK, via the coding sequence ATGGCAGAAAAAATTAAAGTTGCAAATCCTGTCGTAGAACTCGATGGAGATGAGATGACCCGGATCATCTGGAAATTTATTAAGGACAAACTGATACTTCCTTATCTTGACGTTGAAATTAAATACTTCGATCTGGGCATGGAGCACCGCGATGCTACTAATGACCAGGTAACTATAGATGCCGCGAACGCGATCAGAGAAGTGGGTGTAGGTATTAAATGTGCGACCATTACTCCTGACGAGGCTCGTGTAAAAGAGTTCAATCTGAAACAGATGTGGAAATCACCAAACGGTACTATCCGTAACATCCTGGATGGTACAGTTTTCCGTGAGCCAATCGTTACTTCAAATGTTCCCCGCCTGGTGCCTAACTGGACTGCGCCTATCTGCATTGGCCGTCACGCTTTTGGCGACCAGTACCGTGCTACTGATTTCGTAGTAAAAGGCAAGGGTAAACTCACTATCAAGTTTGAAGGTGAAAATGGTGAAGTGATCGAGCATGAAGTGTACAACTTCAAAGGCGATGGCGTGGCACTGGCTATGTACAATACCGACGAATCTATCAAAGGTTTTGCACGTGCATGTTTCAACCAGGCACTGATCAAGAAATGGCCTTTGTACCTGAGTACCAAGAACACCATCCTGAAGAAATATGATGGTCGTTTCAAAGATATCTTTGAAGAAATTTATCAGCAGGAATTCAAAGCTAAATTTGATGCAGCTGGTCTGACTTATGAACACCGCCTGATCGATGACATGGTGGCTAGTGCACTGAAATGGAATGGTAACTTTGTATGGGCTTGTAAGAACTATGATGGTGACGTACAGTCTGATACTGTTGCACAAGGTTTTGGTTCACTGGGTCTGATGACTTCTACCCTGGTTACACCTGATGGTAAAGTAATGGAAGCAGAAGCTGCTCACGGTACTGTAACCCGTCACTATCGTGATCACCAGGCTGGTAAGCCAACTTCTACTAACCCGATTGCATCTATCTTTGCCTGGACTAGAGGTCTGGAATTCAGAGGTCGTCTTGATTCAAATCAGGCGCTGATTGATTTTTGTCATGCACTGGAGCAGGTTTGCGTGGAAGTTGTAGAGAGTGGAAAGATGACGAAAGATTTGGCTGTTTGTATTCACGGTAATAAAGTTGAACACGGAAAGCATTACCTTTACACTGAAGAATTCCTGACGGCATTGGATGATGCACTGAAGGTAAAACTGGGTAAATAA
- a CDS encoding DUF4288 domain-containing protein: protein MQWFVAKIVYQIITGKGTHTPQFDEQLRLISAHSKQEAWHRACELGKQEQYSFRNQKQELVEWRFINVPEINSLDTLDDGMELYSRIEEPGDPNAYISWLQVRAAQLNEAMDVHAN from the coding sequence ATGCAATGGTTTGTAGCCAAGATCGTATACCAGATCATCACTGGCAAAGGCACTCATACACCGCAGTTCGATGAACAACTGCGCCTGATCAGTGCCCACAGCAAACAGGAAGCCTGGCACAGGGCATGTGAACTCGGAAAACAGGAACAATATTCTTTCAGAAACCAAAAACAGGAACTGGTAGAATGGCGCTTTATCAACGTACCCGAAATCAATAGCCTGGACACCCTGGATGATGGAATGGAATTGTATTCAAGAATAGAAGAACCCGGAGACCCAAACGCTTATATTTCATGGTTGCAGGTTAGAGCAGCGCAGTTGAACGAAGCGATGGATGTACATGCTAACTAA
- the icd gene encoding NADP-dependent isocitrate dehydrogenase — MPAEKISMTNGQLSVPDNPIIPFIEGDGIGPDIWAASVRVFDAAVEKAYGGKRKIEWKEVLAGEKAFQQTGEWLPKATLDAFKEYLVSIKGPLSTPVGGGIRSLNVAMRQELDLYACVRPVRWFDKVPSPVKHPEKVDMVIFRENTEDIYAGIEYMYGTPEAEKLLKFLQEEMGVKKIRFPETSSLGIKPVSKEGTERLVRAALKYALEKKLPSLTLVHKGNIMKFTEGGFKNWGYELAVREFGEQVYTWEQWEATKKEKGEEEANKELAVAIAHKKLVVKDVIADNFLQQILLAPQDYSVVATLNLNGDYISDALAAAVGGIGIAPGANINYLSGHAVFEATHGTAPRFANTNTMNPSSVILSGVMMLEYMGWKEAANMIVQGLSTAIARKRVTIDFYKLMDDATLVKTSEFADEVIKHL, encoded by the coding sequence ATGCCGGCAGAAAAAATATCAATGACCAATGGCCAGTTATCGGTACCTGACAATCCCATTATTCCTTTTATTGAAGGTGATGGTATCGGGCCGGATATCTGGGCTGCCAGCGTGCGTGTATTTGACGCCGCTGTCGAAAAGGCCTATGGTGGAAAAAGAAAGATAGAATGGAAAGAGGTACTGGCGGGTGAAAAAGCCTTCCAGCAGACAGGTGAATGGCTGCCAAAAGCAACGCTGGATGCCTTCAAAGAATATCTGGTTTCTATCAAAGGTCCGCTGTCTACCCCGGTAGGTGGTGGTATCCGTTCCCTGAACGTAGCAATGCGCCAGGAACTGGACCTGTATGCCTGCGTACGCCCGGTACGTTGGTTCGACAAGGTACCTTCACCTGTTAAGCATCCTGAGAAGGTAGACATGGTCATTTTCCGCGAAAACACGGAGGATATCTATGCCGGTATCGAATATATGTATGGTACTCCGGAAGCTGAAAAGCTGCTGAAGTTCCTGCAGGAAGAAATGGGTGTGAAAAAGATCCGTTTCCCCGAAACTTCTTCCCTGGGGATCAAGCCGGTTTCCAAAGAGGGTACTGAGCGCCTGGTACGTGCAGCTCTTAAGTATGCACTGGAAAAGAAACTGCCTAGCCTGACCCTGGTACACAAAGGGAATATCATGAAATTCACCGAAGGTGGTTTCAAAAACTGGGGCTATGAACTGGCAGTACGTGAGTTCGGCGAGCAGGTGTACACCTGGGAACAGTGGGAAGCAACCAAGAAAGAGAAAGGTGAAGAAGAAGCTAATAAAGAACTGGCTGTAGCCATTGCACATAAGAAACTGGTGGTCAAGGATGTGATCGCTGACAACTTCCTGCAGCAGATCCTGCTGGCACCACAGGATTATTCAGTGGTAGCTACCCTGAACCTGAATGGTGACTATATTTCTGATGCCCTGGCAGCTGCTGTAGGTGGTATCGGTATCGCACCTGGTGCGAATATCAACTACCTGAGTGGCCACGCAGTGTTCGAAGCTACACACGGTACTGCACCACGCTTTGCAAATACCAATACCATGAATCCAAGCTCTGTGATCCTGAGTGGTGTGATGATGTTGGAATATATGGGTTGGAAAGAAGCTGCGAATATGATCGTTCAGGGTCTGAGCACAGCTATCGCGCGTAAGCGTGTTACTATCGACTTCTACAAGTTGATGGATGATGCAACCCTGGTGAAAACCAGCGAGTTTGCTGATGAAGTAATTAAGCACCTGTAA
- a CDS encoding sensor histidine kinase yields MASQLISDKSFRWSFAATGYVSLIVQAVLLQFWFHFPDSIAWVDSGIHIGFLALAALTISYSLAYYRPQKGKVFFVLCFSTSQTLIWISLSTWALQYTFQNNILYLEWMHFAMPVRFLFGWLLITGVAFKSLYWYDLEEQRQEISRKQATERLAREAELYKLRQQLQPHFLFNSLNSINALIALRPQQAREMVLKLSDFLRGTLKREDQQWILLPEELQYLQWYLDIEKVRFGHRLSTEVIAGEELEKMLIPPMLLQPVVENAIKYGLYDTTEAITITIQAWAKDELLYIQVQNPYDGSMQQKPTGTGFGLTSIRRRLYLLFARQDLLETTAKDNIYTTLIKVPQRYDKSSNN; encoded by the coding sequence TTGGCAAGTCAACTCATATCAGATAAATCGTTTCGCTGGTCCTTCGCTGCCACAGGATATGTATCACTGATCGTGCAGGCCGTATTGCTCCAGTTCTGGTTTCACTTTCCAGATTCCATTGCCTGGGTTGACAGCGGTATCCACATTGGATTTCTGGCACTGGCAGCATTGACCATCAGTTATAGCCTGGCCTATTACAGGCCACAAAAAGGAAAGGTCTTTTTCGTACTCTGCTTTTCCACCTCACAGACCCTGATCTGGATTTCGCTGAGTACCTGGGCACTGCAATACACCTTTCAGAACAATATTCTTTACCTGGAATGGATGCATTTTGCAATGCCTGTCAGGTTCCTTTTTGGTTGGTTACTAATCACCGGCGTAGCATTCAAAAGCCTCTACTGGTATGATCTGGAAGAACAACGACAGGAGATTTCCAGGAAGCAGGCCACCGAAAGATTAGCACGCGAAGCAGAATTGTATAAACTCAGACAACAACTGCAACCGCATTTTTTATTCAACAGTCTGAACTCAATCAATGCCCTGATCGCATTGCGCCCGCAGCAGGCAAGAGAAATGGTACTAAAGCTCAGTGATTTTCTGAGAGGTACCCTGAAAAGAGAGGATCAGCAATGGATCCTGCTGCCGGAAGAACTGCAATACTTACAGTGGTACCTGGATATAGAAAAAGTACGCTTTGGACATCGTTTAAGCACCGAAGTGATAGCAGGAGAGGAGCTGGAAAAAATGCTGATACCACCCATGCTATTGCAGCCGGTTGTAGAAAACGCCATCAAGTATGGATTGTATGATACCACAGAAGCAATCACGATCACGATACAGGCATGGGCAAAAGATGAGCTGCTTTACATACAGGTGCAGAATCCATATGATGGCAGTATGCAGCAAAAACCTACTGGTACAGGCTTTGGATTGACCTCTATCCGCAGAAGATTGTACCTGCTCTTTGCAAGACAGGACCTGCTGGAAACAACAGCAAAAGACAATATTTACACAACACTGATTAAAGTGCCGCAACGCTATGATAAAAGCAGTAATAATTGA
- a CDS encoding metal-dependent transcriptional regulator, which produces MNLSIAEENYIKSIYKLEEGGESVSTNALAYELDTKPASVTDMAKKLKEKKLIAYEKYQGINLSSEGKKAALQIIRRHRLWECFLVEKLSFSWEEVHELAEELEHVRSEKLTNRLSEFLGNPLIDPHGDPIPDAQGKMGKPRVQTSLHKAKANRLEVMAVSDKSTALLEFLNTKGVRLGTQLEVIERYEFDNSIEIKIKNQPAFTISEQVAKSIMVKPI; this is translated from the coding sequence ATGAATTTGTCGATCGCAGAGGAAAACTACATCAAGTCCATTTATAAATTAGAAGAAGGAGGGGAATCTGTCAGCACCAATGCACTGGCCTATGAGCTGGATACCAAACCCGCATCGGTGACCGACATGGCAAAGAAGCTAAAAGAAAAGAAACTCATTGCTTATGAGAAATACCAGGGCATCAACCTAAGCAGTGAAGGTAAAAAGGCCGCCCTGCAAATCATACGCCGGCACCGCCTCTGGGAATGTTTCCTGGTAGAAAAACTAAGTTTCAGCTGGGAAGAAGTGCATGAACTTGCTGAAGAACTGGAGCATGTACGCAGCGAAAAGCTGACCAACCGCCTCAGTGAATTCCTGGGCAACCCGCTGATTGATCCACACGGAGACCCGATCCCCGATGCACAGGGTAAAATGGGTAAGCCCCGTGTGCAAACCAGCCTGCATAAAGCAAAAGCCAACAGGCTTGAAGTGATGGCCGTCTCGGATAAGTCTACTGCTCTTCTCGAATTTCTAAATACAAAAGGTGTGCGCTTAGGCACGCAACTTGAAGTCATAGAACGATATGAATTTGACAACTCTATTGAGATAAAGATAAAGAACCAGCCAGCCTTTACCATCAGTGAACAGGTGGCAAAAAGCATTATGGTAAAGCCGATTTAA
- a CDS encoding LiaF transmembrane domain-containing protein: MRNKDLYRRRRHEQHGAMRGFMILLVGVFLLLHNLDLDIPRWIVSWQMLVMGIGLILWVKSEFKNVGGVIMIAVGAIFMVKEYFFLPFDIDRFIWPVVLIIVGLLFIIFRPSPNPKSLNEADTKVVPDLYPVDEDYINAQILFSGENRLIVSKKFKGGRISTVFGGCDVNLLQADFDGAIELNCQCVFGGVELVVPSNWEVKIMTNSVFGGVEDKRPIELLGSNPNKVLMIKGSCVFGGIEIKSYS; encoded by the coding sequence ATGCGAAATAAAGACTTATACAGACGAAGAAGACACGAACAGCACGGAGCCATGAGAGGTTTCATGATCCTCCTGGTAGGCGTTTTCCTCTTATTACACAACCTCGATCTCGACATCCCCCGCTGGATCGTATCCTGGCAGATGCTGGTCATGGGTATTGGCCTCATCCTCTGGGTGAAAAGTGAATTCAAAAACGTAGGTGGTGTTATCATGATCGCAGTAGGTGCCATTTTCATGGTCAAAGAATATTTCTTCCTGCCATTCGACATTGACCGTTTTATATGGCCGGTCGTCTTAATCATAGTAGGTCTGCTCTTCATCATATTCCGGCCCTCGCCAAACCCGAAATCACTGAACGAAGCTGATACCAAGGTAGTACCGGATCTGTATCCCGTAGATGAAGATTACATCAATGCACAGATCCTTTTCAGTGGCGAAAACCGTCTCATCGTATCCAAGAAATTCAAAGGAGGCCGTATCTCCACAGTCTTTGGTGGTTGCGATGTAAACCTCCTGCAGGCCGACTTTGACGGCGCAATAGAACTCAATTGCCAGTGTGTATTCGGAGGCGTAGAACTGGTAGTACCTTCCAACTGGGAAGTAAAGATCATGACCAACAGCGTCTTCGGCGGCGTAGAAGACAAACGCCCGATCGAACTCCTTGGCAGCAACCCTAACAAGGTGCTCATGATCAAAGGCAGCTGCGTATTCGGCGGCATCGAAATAAAAAGTTATAGCTGA
- a CDS encoding Nramp family divalent metal transporter, with protein sequence MNHQHTSLGEVHQSVDTTVTSSGRWKKMLAFFGPAYLVSVGYMDPGNWATDLAGGSQYGYTLLWVLLMSNLMALLLQSLSARLGIVRGRDLAQANRETYPPGVNFILYILAEIAIAATDLAEVLGMAIGIQLLTGLPLQWGVSITVFDTFLLLVLQRYGIRKMEAFIIALVAIVGLSFLTELIMAKPVMSEVVTGFVPRIPDNTALYIAIGIIGATVMPHNLYLHSALVQTRKIRQDEAGIKQALRLNFIDSAIALNLAFFVNAAILILAAAVFFKSGQTNVAEIQDAHKLLEGLLSNKWAPILFAIALIAAGQSSTVTGTLAGQIVMEGYLKLRINPWLRRLLTRLLAIVPALLVIQIAGADKVGELLVFSQVLLSLQLGFAVIPLIHFVSDKKTMGKFAVKVPVKILSWLITVVLVYLNTRMVFTEAMHYMESGGSIWVDIIISVLGIGFVVLLFITVFYPLATKYAAKSTTNIHPATAVSLENIKIPQYNRIALALDFSRDDEAIIANAIAHGNEHTRYLLIHIVESASARYLGGESDDLETRKDKEQMETYVRLMKTKNLQAEGFLGYRHRAEEIVRIVKAEKADFLVLGGHGHTGIKDWIYGETTNQVRHKVKIPVLVVQ encoded by the coding sequence ATGAACCATCAGCACACATCCCTTGGCGAAGTACATCAGAGTGTAGACACAACCGTAACCAGCTCTGGCCGCTGGAAAAAAATGCTAGCCTTCTTTGGACCTGCCTACCTCGTAAGCGTAGGTTATATGGACCCGGGTAACTGGGCCACGGACCTGGCCGGGGGCAGCCAATACGGATATACCCTGCTATGGGTATTGCTCATGAGTAACCTCATGGCACTTTTATTACAATCTCTCAGCGCAAGATTAGGTATTGTACGCGGGCGCGACCTGGCCCAGGCTAACAGAGAAACGTATCCTCCCGGTGTCAACTTCATCTTATATATCCTGGCGGAAATCGCCATCGCTGCTACTGACCTTGCAGAGGTCTTAGGTATGGCCATCGGTATCCAGTTATTAACGGGTTTACCTTTGCAATGGGGCGTGAGCATTACAGTGTTCGATACCTTTTTGTTACTGGTATTGCAGCGATATGGCATCCGGAAAATGGAGGCTTTCATTATTGCACTGGTAGCAATTGTAGGGCTATCTTTTCTGACAGAACTCATCATGGCAAAGCCTGTGATGAGCGAGGTGGTGACAGGTTTTGTGCCGCGTATACCAGATAATACAGCCTTGTATATTGCAATTGGGATCATTGGTGCCACGGTAATGCCGCATAACCTGTACCTGCATTCTGCATTGGTGCAAACGAGGAAAATAAGGCAGGATGAAGCGGGTATTAAACAAGCCCTGAGATTAAATTTTATTGATAGTGCAATTGCATTGAATCTGGCGTTCTTTGTAAATGCGGCGATATTGATCTTAGCGGCAGCAGTGTTCTTTAAATCAGGGCAAACCAATGTGGCAGAAATACAGGATGCCCACAAACTGCTGGAAGGATTGCTGAGTAATAAATGGGCGCCGATCCTGTTTGCGATTGCCTTGATTGCTGCGGGTCAGAGTTCTACAGTTACAGGTACCCTGGCAGGGCAGATCGTCATGGAGGGATATCTGAAACTCCGCATCAATCCATGGTTGAGAAGATTGCTGACAAGGTTGCTGGCTATTGTACCCGCACTATTGGTGATACAGATTGCAGGTGCTGATAAGGTGGGAGAATTACTCGTGTTTAGCCAGGTGTTGCTGAGTTTACAATTGGGTTTTGCAGTGATACCACTGATCCATTTTGTGAGTGATAAAAAGACAATGGGGAAGTTTGCAGTGAAGGTGCCGGTGAAGATCCTCAGCTGGTTGATTACAGTAGTGCTGGTGTACCTGAATACGCGCATGGTGTTTACAGAAGCCATGCATTATATGGAAAGCGGTGGTTCTATCTGGGTAGATATTATTATTTCGGTATTGGGAATTGGCTTTGTGGTGTTGCTGTTCATTACAGTGTTTTATCCGCTGGCTACGAAGTATGCTGCGAAGAGTACGACGAATATACATCCTGCCACTGCCGTATCACTGGAGAATATTAAGATCCCGCAGTATAATAGGATTGCATTGGCGCTTGATTTTAGCAGGGATGATGAAGCGATTATTGCCAATGCCATTGCACACGGGAATGAACATACGAGGTATTTATTGATCCATATTGTGGAGAGTGCTTCTGCGAGGTACCTGGGAGGCGAATCGGATGACCTTGAAACGAGGAAGGATAAAGAACAGATGGAAACGTATGTGCGCCTGATGAAGACTAAAAATCTGCAGGCGGAGGGGTTCCTGGGGTATAGGCACAGAGCGGAAGAGATTGTAAGGATCGTGAAGGCAGAGAAGGCGGATTTTTTAGTGTTAGGTGGACATGGGCATACAGGGATTAAGGATTGGATTTACGGTGAAACGACTAACCAGGTGAGACATAAAGTGAAGATACCTGTGTTGGTAGTGCAGTAA
- a CDS encoding LytR/AlgR family response regulator transcription factor, whose amino-acid sequence MIKAVIIDDEPLAREIVKEYLGTYTQIQLLQECNDGFEGLKAIQQHQPDIIFLDVQMPKINGFEMLELVEELPAVIFTTAFEEHAIRAFEVNATDYLLKPFSKERFDKALQKWLEKRQETVAVQTDALLETAAASPLQSNRVVVKINGKIKIIPVQDIHYLEAADDYVKIVTQEGAFLKNKTMAFFEKTLDMQQFARVHRSYILNVNQVTRIEPYEKENHLAMLKSGAKVPVSKTGYPKLKSSLGL is encoded by the coding sequence ATGATAAAAGCAGTAATAATTGATGATGAACCATTGGCCAGGGAGATCGTAAAAGAATACCTCGGTACTTATACGCAGATACAACTATTACAGGAATGTAATGATGGATTTGAAGGATTAAAAGCTATACAGCAACACCAGCCGGATATTATATTCCTGGATGTGCAGATGCCAAAGATCAATGGATTTGAGATGCTGGAACTGGTGGAAGAATTGCCTGCTGTTATCTTTACAACTGCTTTTGAAGAACATGCAATCAGGGCATTTGAAGTGAATGCAACAGATTATTTACTGAAACCGTTTTCAAAAGAACGCTTTGACAAAGCCTTGCAGAAATGGCTGGAAAAACGACAGGAAACAGTAGCCGTACAAACAGATGCATTGCTGGAAACGGCCGCTGCATCGCCCCTGCAGAGTAATAGGGTAGTAGTGAAGATCAATGGCAAGATTAAAATAATACCTGTACAGGATATCCATTACCTCGAAGCGGCAGATGATTATGTGAAGATAGTAACGCAGGAAGGTGCCTTTTTGAAGAATAAGACAATGGCTTTCTTCGAGAAGACCTTAGATATGCAGCAGTTTGCAAGAGTGCACCGGTCTTATATCCTGAATGTAAACCAGGTTACGAGAATAGAACCTTATGAAAAAGAAAATCACCTGGCGATGCTGAAGAGTGGGGCAAAGGTGCCGGTGAGTAAGACGGGGTATCCAAAATTGAAATCATCACTCGGGCTGTAG